In the genome of Deinobacterium chartae, one region contains:
- a CDS encoding GTP-binding protein, with amino-acid sequence MAKATFERTKPHVNVGTIGHVDHGKTTLTAA; translated from the coding sequence ATGGCTAAGGCAACGTTCGAGCGCACCAAGCCCCACGTCAACGTCGGCACCATCGGCCACGTCGACCACGGCAAGACCACCCTCACCGCGGCGA
- the thyX gene encoding FAD-dependent thymidylate synthase has protein sequence MTAMPPTGTETLHPTLFPLEDGIGLVSLVQHVGDDKSIVNAARVSFGQDNTLPFDERDEKLIRYLLRHHHGSPFEHNSLTFKVVAPIFVIRQWMRHRIASYNEISARYVEVKDQVYTPSTFRQQAKNNRQASTEANDTLDQAAALEVWQESWRASYAAYQRLLELGVAREQARGVLPLAMYSEFYFTCNLRALLHFLELRDHPGAQWEMQRYARALAELAEPLFPATFGAWRQLHAE, from the coding sequence ATGACTGCCATGCCCCCCACCGGAACCGAGACGCTGCACCCCACCCTGTTTCCCCTCGAGGACGGGATCGGTCTGGTTTCGCTGGTGCAGCACGTCGGAGACGACAAGAGCATCGTGAACGCCGCCCGCGTCAGCTTCGGGCAGGACAACACCTTGCCCTTTGACGAGCGGGACGAGAAACTGATCCGTTACCTGCTCAGGCACCATCACGGCAGCCCGTTCGAGCACAACAGCCTGACCTTCAAGGTGGTCGCCCCGATCTTTGTGATCCGACAGTGGATGCGCCACCGCATCGCCAGTTACAACGAGATCTCGGCCCGCTACGTCGAGGTTAAAGATCAGGTCTACACCCCCTCCACCTTTCGCCAGCAGGCCAAGAACAACCGCCAGGCCAGCACGGAGGCGAACGACACCCTCGACCAGGCGGCGGCCCTCGAGGTGTGGCAGGAGTCGTGGCGCGCCTCGTACGCGGCCTACCAGCGGCTGCTCGAGCTGGGCGTGGCGCGCGAGCAGGCGCGCGGTGTGCTGCCGCTGGCGATGTACAGCGAGTTTTACTTCACCTGCAACCTGCGGGCGTTGCTGCACTTCCTCGAGCTGCGCGACCATCCGGGGGCGCAGTGGGAGATGCAAAGGTACGCTCGGGCCCTTGCGGAACTTGCGGAGCCGTTGTTTCCTGCCACGTTTGGGGCATGGAGGCAACTGCATGCTGAGTGA
- a CDS encoding 1,9-bis(guanidino)-5-aza-nonane synthase — protein sequence MQQSDFLKTTVEHYDIKTVNVVPMVEMMAKTAFQARNLAEAAFIVDDMIKDPECGVILTLAGSLISAGQRRVITDLMRHNMVDAIVSTGANIVDQDFFEALGSRHYQGDPTASDDTLRRLHIDRIYDTYINEDELRVCDDVTRQIADSLEPGAYSSREFIREMGRYLQGRGLGEDSIVRLAFELDIPIFVPAFSDCSAGFGLVAHQVQHPDAHVSIDSVKDFRELTQIKIEHGKTGLFMLGGGVPKNFVQDVVVSAEFLGYEDVEMHAYAVQLTVADERDGALSGSTLKEANSWGKVSLAREQMVFGEMTVTLPLIAGYAYHKRSWEGRQPRRWAKLLDKQLVAR from the coding sequence ATGCAACAGTCGGATTTTCTCAAGACCACCGTCGAGCACTACGACATCAAGACCGTGAACGTGGTGCCCATGGTCGAGATGATGGCCAAGACCGCCTTCCAGGCCCGTAACCTGGCCGAGGCCGCCTTCATCGTCGACGACATGATCAAGGACCCCGAGTGCGGCGTCATCCTGACGCTGGCGGGCAGCCTGATCTCGGCCGGTCAGCGGCGCGTCATCACCGACCTGATGCGCCACAACATGGTGGACGCCATCGTGTCTACCGGTGCGAACATCGTGGACCAGGACTTCTTCGAGGCCCTCGGCTCGCGCCACTATCAGGGCGACCCGACCGCCAGCGACGATACCCTGCGCCGGCTGCACATCGACCGCATCTACGACACCTACATCAACGAGGACGAACTGCGGGTCTGCGACGACGTCACCCGCCAGATCGCCGACTCGCTCGAGCCGGGTGCCTACTCCTCGCGTGAATTCATCCGCGAGATGGGCCGCTACCTGCAAGGGCGCGGCCTCGGCGAAGACTCGATCGTGCGCCTCGCCTTCGAGCTCGACATTCCCATCTTTGTTCCGGCCTTCTCGGACTGCTCGGCGGGCTTCGGTCTGGTCGCGCACCAGGTCCAGCACCCGGACGCGCACGTCTCGATCGATTCGGTCAAGGACTTCCGCGAACTGACCCAGATCAAGATCGAGCACGGCAAGACCGGCCTGTTCATGCTGGGCGGCGGCGTACCCAAGAACTTCGTGCAGGACGTGGTGGTCTCGGCCGAGTTCCTGGGCTACGAGGACGTGGAGATGCACGCCTATGCGGTGCAGCTCACCGTGGCCGACGAGCGCGACGGTGCGCTTTCGGGTTCGACCCTCAAGGAGGCCAACTCCTGGGGCAAGGTCAGCTTGGCCCGCGAGCAGATGGTCTTCGGCGAGATGACCGTGACCCTGCCGCTGATCGCCGGCTACGCCTACCACAAGCGCAGCTGGGAAGGTCGTCAGCCCCGCCGCTGGGCCAAGCTGCTCGACAAGCAGCTCGTCGCCCGGTAA
- the rpsG gene encoding 30S ribosomal protein S7: MARRRRAEVRELAPDLVYNDVVVSAMINRLMVSGKKNLASRIFYGACRLIQERTGQEPLKVFRQAMDNVRPRVEVRSRRVGGSTYQVPVEVKERRAQSLTLRWVLLASDSRPERTAIERLAGELMDAAQGRGGAIKKKDDVERMAEANRAYAHYRW, translated from the coding sequence ATGGCAAGACGTCGCAGAGCAGAAGTCCGTGAACTCGCCCCCGACCTCGTTTACAACGACGTGGTCGTGAGCGCCATGATCAACCGCCTGATGGTCAGCGGTAAGAAGAACCTCGCCAGCCGCATCTTCTACGGTGCCTGCCGCCTGATCCAGGAGCGCACCGGCCAGGAGCCGCTGAAGGTATTCCGCCAGGCCATGGACAACGTGCGCCCCCGCGTCGAGGTCCGCTCCCGCCGCGTCGGCGGCTCGACCTACCAGGTCCCCGTCGAGGTCAAGGAGCGCCGCGCCCAGAGCCTCACCCTGCGCTGGGTCCTCCTCGCCAGCGACAGCCGCCCCGAGCGTACCGCGATCGAGCGCCTCGCCGGCGAGCTGATGGACGCCGCCCAGGGTCGTGGCGGCGCCATCAAGAAGAAGGACGACGTAGAGCGCATGGCCGAGGCCAACCGCGCCTACGCCCACTACAGGTGGTAA
- a CDS encoding S1C family serine protease gives MNARALPWLLILAALGLLLWALPRSNVMERLSPGPAVTLSSNEIFRTQRPTTFRIERRGGVLGEQTLGIGTGFFIDPDGTALTAYHVVEGGQSFQALTPGGRRYPLQVVGFDAQSDLAVLKVKARGPVQATRIAHRTPRVGERVLAIGNSNGEFLQRRSGRLLRLDVEAIRADFPAGTLELDAPLAPGDSGGPIFDAAGEVIGVVSYIRLQNEELTSYAIPVRADAQLLADLRAGEKRDVPIIGFTTFSSGGLPPEGYRELGLQADYGVIVGEVTPGGPAERAGLRSARSAGNGVLGTPLEADVITAVDGHRTRDYDELVQVVRQKRIGQQVTLTVQRGSQTLKIRLRLGARADVVGR, from the coding sequence ATGAACGCCCGAGCACTTCCCTGGCTCCTGATCCTGGCCGCACTCGGCCTGCTGCTGTGGGCGCTGCCGCGCAGCAACGTAATGGAACGCCTGAGTCCGGGCCCTGCGGTCACGCTGTCCTCGAACGAGATCTTTCGTACCCAGCGCCCGACCACCTTCCGCATCGAACGGCGCGGCGGCGTCTTAGGCGAGCAGACCCTGGGCATCGGTACCGGCTTTTTCATCGATCCGGACGGCACGGCCCTGACCGCCTACCACGTCGTGGAGGGAGGCCAGAGCTTTCAGGCCCTGACCCCGGGCGGGCGGCGCTATCCTCTGCAGGTGGTGGGCTTTGATGCGCAGTCGGACCTGGCCGTCTTGAAGGTCAAGGCGCGCGGCCCGGTGCAGGCGACCCGCATCGCCCACCGCACGCCCCGGGTAGGCGAGCGGGTGCTCGCAATCGGCAATTCGAACGGCGAGTTTCTGCAGCGGCGCAGCGGGCGTCTGCTGCGGCTGGACGTGGAGGCCATCCGCGCCGATTTCCCGGCGGGAACGCTTGAACTGGACGCGCCGCTGGCTCCTGGCGACTCGGGCGGACCGATCTTCGACGCCGCCGGCGAGGTGATCGGGGTCGTGAGCTACATCCGGTTGCAGAACGAGGAACTCACCTCGTACGCCATCCCGGTGCGCGCCGACGCGCAGTTGCTGGCCGACCTGCGCGCCGGCGAGAAGCGCGACGTGCCGATCATCGGCTTCACGACCTTCTCCTCGGGCGGCCTGCCGCCCGAGGGTTACCGTGAGCTGGGCTTGCAGGCCGATTACGGCGTGATCGTGGGCGAGGTCACTCCCGGCGGCCCGGCGGAGCGGGCCGGGCTACGCTCGGCCCGCTCCGCCGGAAACGGCGTGCTGGGCACACCCCTCGAGGCCGACGTGATCACGGCGGTGGACGGTCACCGCACCCGGGACTACGACGAGCTGGTGCAGGTGGTGCGGCAAAAGCGCATCGGGCAACAGGTCACCCTGACCGTGCAGCGCGGCAGCCAAACCCTGAAGATTCGGCTGAGGCTGGGCGCGCGCGCCGACGTGGTGGGCCGTTAG
- a CDS encoding DUF6882 domain-containing protein — MTELTAYLEEYGAAALDRQWRLAERVGEAGWSFSLHQGRLTFTNGDVFTVQVLGTVSELSGTWRWAWANKASGIPAALLHAALELQAWGEARALTGWMRPQSDTNEFDPDAVALIASGVWGALGYYRAPYAGGALYLLLERGPELPTPELPAAHVVEVFTQLISLFDLNHRYALEGYARRMGWPMEQNGTALELQVGNQWLTGTFDSTGRLEGFQYADSRVVGGQLGSCG, encoded by the coding sequence ATGACCGAACTGACCGCGTATCTCGAGGAGTATGGGGCGGCGGCACTCGACCGGCAATGGCGTCTGGCCGAGCGGGTCGGGGAGGCTGGGTGGTCCTTCAGCCTGCACCAGGGGCGCCTGACGTTCACAAATGGCGATGTCTTCACCGTGCAGGTGCTGGGGACCGTGTCGGAACTGTCCGGCACCTGGCGCTGGGCCTGGGCGAACAAGGCCAGCGGCATCCCGGCTGCGCTGCTGCACGCTGCGCTCGAGCTACAGGCCTGGGGAGAGGCACGCGCCCTGACAGGCTGGATGCGCCCGCAGTCCGATACGAACGAGTTCGATCCGGACGCGGTCGCGTTGATCGCATCGGGCGTGTGGGGCGCTTTGGGTTACTACCGCGCTCCCTATGCGGGTGGCGCGCTCTACCTGCTGCTCGAGCGCGGTCCCGAGCTGCCCACGCCCGAGTTGCCCGCGGCGCACGTGGTCGAGGTGTTCACCCAACTGATCAGCCTGTTCGACCTCAACCACCGCTATGCCCTCGAGGGCTATGCCCGCCGCATGGGCTGGCCCATGGAACAAAACGGGACGGCCCTGGAGCTGCAGGTCGGAAATCAGTGGCTGACCGGGACCTTCGACAGCACCGGACGCCTCGAGGGATTCCAGTACGCCGACTCGAGGGTGGTCGGAGGCCAGCTCGGCAGCTGCGGGTGA
- the hisA gene encoding 1-(5-phosphoribosyl)-5-[(5-phosphoribosylamino)methylideneamino]imidazole-4-carboxamide isomerase codes for MALVIPCVDIQAGRAVRLYEGDPDRETVYFDSPLEAALHWERLGAEMLHLVDLDAATGRGENKELIRQIARSVSVPVEVGGGVRDSEAARTLLEAGVARVVVGTAAVKDPELVRHLIARHGASQVVVSVDARGGEVAVSGWAEGSGVQVATILAALEGAGLQTLIFTDVSRDGTLRGLDRQLMAEVRALWPHELIVGGGVRDTQDVQLLDELGIEGAIVGRAIYEGTLPFPVQP; via the coding sequence ATGGCTCTGGTCATTCCCTGCGTTGACATCCAAGCTGGCCGCGCCGTGCGCCTTTACGAGGGCGACCCGGACCGCGAGACCGTCTACTTCGACTCGCCCCTCGAGGCGGCCCTGCACTGGGAACGCCTGGGAGCCGAGATGCTGCACCTGGTGGACTTAGATGCCGCCACCGGCCGCGGTGAGAACAAGGAGCTGATCCGCCAGATCGCGCGTTCGGTGAGCGTCCCGGTCGAGGTGGGCGGCGGCGTGCGCGATTCGGAGGCCGCCCGCACGCTGCTGGAGGCCGGCGTGGCCCGGGTGGTGGTGGGAACGGCCGCCGTCAAGGACCCCGAACTGGTCCGCCACCTGATCGCACGCCACGGCGCCTCGCAGGTCGTGGTGAGCGTGGACGCGCGCGGCGGAGAGGTCGCGGTCTCGGGATGGGCCGAGGGCAGCGGCGTGCAAGTGGCCACGATCCTGGCCGCCCTCGAGGGAGCCGGGCTGCAGACCCTGATCTTCACCGACGTGAGCCGCGACGGCACGCTGCGCGGCCTGGACCGCCAGCTGATGGCCGAGGTGCGGGCGCTGTGGCCGCACGAGCTGATCGTGGGCGGCGGCGTGCGGGACACCCAGGATGTGCAGCTGCTGGATGAGCTGGGTATCGAGGGCGCCATCGTGGGCCGCGCGATCTACGAGGGCACGCTGCCCTTCCCGGTTCAGCCCTGA
- a CDS encoding YhjD/YihY/BrkB family envelope integrity protein encodes MTVRTVFELLRDAARAFGQDNAARLSAALAYSTVFALSPLLLLAVTIAGYFLGQGRVEQLVLDQVTTVLGRDTADFIESLLMSAQEPTAFSLAAIIGVALLFFAASNIILQLQASLNTLWGATPPPGGLLTLIRDRLVAFTLVIGFALFVGAFLIGNTVLAVFAGALSDRFGGGAFWLRLGTFGLQIAMFTGLFAMIYKVLPSVKLNWRDVWLGAFVTSLLFSIGQHLIGFYFGRASPASPYGAAGSLVVLLLWIYYSSQILFFGAELIWVYVQRRDHPGHSALHKTMPLPTRRFAVKGDLEEARRVEIAQRKGEPVLRTQGGPPQETSAQPSRLAAGLTGLLGGVLLALLALPVTLLALLLRALLRAVTRTVTRLTRRT; translated from the coding sequence GTGACTGTCAGGACCGTTTTCGAACTGCTTCGTGACGCCGCCCGGGCCTTCGGACAGGACAACGCGGCCCGCCTGTCCGCCGCACTGGCGTACTCCACGGTTTTTGCACTCTCGCCGCTGCTGCTGCTGGCCGTGACCATCGCCGGTTACTTCCTGGGACAGGGCCGGGTCGAGCAGCTGGTCCTCGATCAGGTGACCACCGTGCTCGGCCGCGACACCGCCGATTTCATCGAGAGCCTGCTGATGAGTGCCCAGGAGCCCACCGCCTTCTCACTGGCGGCCATCATCGGTGTGGCGCTGCTGTTTTTTGCGGCCTCGAACATCATCTTGCAGTTGCAGGCATCGCTCAACACGCTGTGGGGAGCAACCCCGCCGCCCGGCGGGCTGTTGACCCTGATCCGCGACCGCCTGGTGGCCTTCACGCTGGTGATCGGCTTCGCGCTGTTCGTGGGCGCTTTTCTGATCGGCAACACGGTCCTTGCGGTTTTTGCGGGCGCGCTCTCGGACCGCTTCGGTGGGGGAGCTTTCTGGCTGAGGCTCGGTACCTTCGGGTTGCAGATCGCCATGTTCACCGGCCTGTTCGCGATGATCTACAAGGTGCTGCCCTCGGTCAAGCTGAACTGGCGCGACGTGTGGCTGGGCGCTTTCGTGACCTCGCTGCTGTTCAGCATCGGACAGCACCTGATCGGCTTTTACTTCGGGCGTGCCAGCCCGGCAAGCCCGTACGGGGCCGCCGGGTCGCTGGTGGTGCTGCTGCTGTGGATCTACTACTCCTCGCAGATCCTGTTTTTCGGAGCCGAGCTGATCTGGGTATACGTGCAGCGCCGCGATCATCCGGGGCACTCTGCGCTGCACAAGACCATGCCGCTTCCCACCCGGCGCTTTGCGGTCAAAGGAGACCTCGAGGAGGCCCGGCGGGTCGAGATCGCCCAGCGCAAAGGCGAGCCGGTGCTGCGCACTCAGGGAGGGCCGCCTCAGGAGACCTCCGCGCAACCCTCGAGGCTGGCTGCCGGGCTCACCGGTTTGCTGGGCGGGGTGCTGCTCGCCCTGCTGGCCCTTCCGGTCACGTTGCTGGCGCTGCTGCTGCGCGCCCTGCTGCGTGCGGTAACGCGAACTGTGACCCGGCTGACCCGCCGCACATAG
- a CDS encoding EVE domain-containing protein yields MYWLVKSEPDVFSYADLASRPFEPWNGVRNYQARNFLRAMQVGDGLLFYHSNTTPPGVAGVARVARAAYPDDLQFDPESPYFDRGSSPDNPRWSMVDVAAVAALPRFVSLEALRTLEDLEDLALLRRGNRLSVMPVPEAAWRRILEVGGLDPDEIARQLAPGGGVG; encoded by the coding sequence GTGTACTGGCTGGTCAAGAGCGAACCCGATGTCTTTTCGTACGCCGATCTCGCGTCGCGCCCCTTCGAGCCCTGGAACGGCGTGCGCAACTATCAGGCCCGCAACTTCTTGCGCGCCATGCAAGTCGGCGACGGCCTGCTGTTCTATCACTCCAACACCACCCCGCCCGGAGTGGCCGGGGTCGCACGGGTTGCGCGCGCGGCCTACCCCGACGACCTGCAGTTCGATCCCGAGTCACCATACTTTGACCGGGGAAGTTCGCCGGATAACCCGCGCTGGAGCATGGTAGACGTCGCAGCGGTCGCGGCCCTGCCACGTTTCGTGTCCCTCGAGGCCCTGCGCACCCTGGAGGATCTGGAAGACCTTGCCCTGTTGCGGCGGGGCAACCGCCTCTCGGTGATGCCCGTACCCGAAGCGGCGTGGCGGCGGATCCTCGAGGTGGGTGGACTCGACCCCGACGAGATCGCCCGGCAGTTGGCCCCGGGCGGAGGGGTAGGGTAG
- a CDS encoding aspartate aminotransferase family protein, with product MTATRPTQHWLETEQRYDSGVFNKHDRVIVRGENALVWDSEGREYIDCTTGSGVASVGHCNPEVVRAIQQQAATLLTVSQLLPNDRRAEFLEVLTGLLPAALHRVFLCNSGTEAMEAAKKFAVTATGRSRFISMKRGFSGRSLGALAFTWEPKYREPFQNVIDGKNVEFVTYGDVAALEAAMDDSIAAIIMEPVQGEGGVRPADAAFVRAARELSQRHGALLILDEIQTGFGRTGKMFGMEHFGVVPDGITLAKAMAGGVPVGAFVTTPEVADKMPAGGHGGTFGGNPLAMAAGVAAMRFMQREKLAEQAAEKGEYFMRRLREIASPKIREVRGLGLMIGVELKEKSAPYIKALEEHEGVLALQATPLVVRFLPPLTISHAQIDRVVEAFARVLR from the coding sequence ATGACGGCCACCCGCCCCACCCAACACTGGCTCGAAACCGAACAACGCTACGACAGCGGAGTTTTCAACAAGCACGACCGCGTGATCGTCCGGGGCGAAAACGCCCTGGTCTGGGACTCCGAAGGACGCGAGTACATCGACTGCACCACCGGGTCGGGCGTGGCCTCGGTCGGCCACTGCAACCCCGAGGTGGTCCGCGCCATCCAGCAGCAGGCCGCCACCTTGCTGACCGTCTCGCAACTGCTGCCCAACGACCGCCGCGCCGAGTTCCTCGAGGTGCTGACCGGCCTGCTGCCCGCAGCGCTGCACCGTGTGTTCTTATGCAACAGCGGCACCGAGGCCATGGAAGCCGCCAAGAAGTTCGCAGTGACCGCCACCGGCCGCAGCCGCTTCATCTCGATGAAGCGCGGCTTCTCGGGCCGCAGCCTCGGTGCGCTCGCCTTCACCTGGGAACCCAAGTACCGTGAGCCTTTTCAGAACGTGATCGACGGCAAGAACGTCGAGTTCGTGACTTACGGCGACGTGGCGGCCCTCGAGGCGGCCATGGACGACAGCATCGCCGCCATCATCATGGAGCCGGTGCAGGGCGAGGGCGGCGTACGCCCCGCCGACGCCGCCTTCGTGCGGGCCGCGCGCGAACTGAGCCAGCGCCACGGTGCGCTGCTGATCCTCGACGAGATCCAGACCGGCTTCGGCCGCACCGGCAAGATGTTCGGCATGGAGCACTTCGGGGTGGTGCCCGACGGCATCACCCTGGCCAAGGCCATGGCCGGCGGCGTCCCGGTAGGAGCGTTTGTCACCACTCCCGAGGTCGCCGACAAGATGCCCGCCGGCGGGCACGGCGGTACCTTCGGCGGCAACCCGCTCGCCATGGCCGCCGGCGTGGCCGCCATGCGCTTCATGCAGCGCGAGAAGTTGGCCGAGCAGGCCGCCGAGAAGGGCGAGTACTTCATGCGCCGCCTGCGCGAGATCGCGAGCCCCAAGATCCGCGAGGTGCGCGGGCTGGGCCTGATGATCGGCGTGGAACTCAAGGAGAAGAGTGCCCCCTACATCAAGGCCCTCGAGGAGCACGAGGGCGTGCTGGCGCTGCAGGCCACCCCGCTGGTCGTGCGCTTCTTGCCGCCGCTGACCATCAGCCACGCACAGATCGACCGGGTGGTCGAAGCCTTCGCGCGGGTGCTGCGCTAA
- the rpsL gene encoding 30S ribosomal protein S12, translating into MPTTQQLLRKGRQSLQKKTKVPALKSSPQRRGVCTAVKTTTPKKPNSALRKIARVRLTSGFEVTAYIPGEGHNLQEHSVVLIRGGRVKDLPGVRYHIVRGSLDTAGVKGARQPRNKSRSKYGTKKPKAGAAPAKK; encoded by the coding sequence CTGCCTACTACCCAGCAACTCTTACGTAAGGGTCGCCAGTCGCTTCAGAAGAAGACCAAGGTGCCCGCGCTCAAGAGCAGCCCTCAGCGCCGTGGTGTCTGCACCGCCGTGAAGACCACCACCCCCAAGAAGCCGAACTCGGCGCTGCGTAAGATCGCCCGTGTGCGCCTGACCAGCGGTTTCGAAGTCACCGCCTACATCCCGGGCGAAGGCCACAACCTGCAGGAGCACAGCGTCGTGCTGATCCGCGGCGGCCGTGTGAAGGACCTTCCCGGTGTGCGCTACCACATCGTCCGTGGCAGCCTCGACACCGCCGGCGTGAAGGGTGCCCGTCAGCCCCGCAACAAGAGCCGCTCCAAGTACGGCACCAAGAAGCCCAAGGCGGGCGCCGCGCCGGCCAAGAAGTAA
- the fusA gene encoding elongation factor G, which yields MATKTDAYLTHFRNIGIAAHIDAGKTTTTERILYYTGRLHTIGEVHDGAATMDWMEQERERGITITAAATTAKWTRSGQEYTVNIIDTPGHVDFTIEVERSMRVLDGAVAVFDASQGVEPQSETVWRQADRYGVPRIAFANKMDKTGASFELVVNDIRERLGAIPAPVQYPMGQESDFKGIIDIVRMRSYTYTNDLGTDIVEGDVPTEYADKVAEMRQALIEAAAEVDEELMMMYLEGEEPSVEQLVAALRKGTIEKKIFPVLCGSSLKNKGVQLLLDAVIDYLPNPLEVPAIRGTKENGEVKEFPASAEGDLAALAFKIMADPYVGRLTFVRVYSGTLKSGTYVYNASKDKRERVGRLLKMHANHREEVAELKAGELGAVIGLKDAGTGNTLIGDGDEHVLLESIDIPEPVIKLAIEPKTKADQEKMGVGLSRLAEEDPTFRVSTDPESGQTTIEGMGELHLEILVDRLKREYKVDANVGAPQVAYRETITKPVDVEGKFVRQSGGRGQFGHVKIKAEPMPPGSGFVFENAVVGGTVPREYIPAAQKGIEEAMQSGPLMGFPVVDIKVVVYDGSYHEVDSSEMAFKIAGSMALKEAVQKGAPALLEPIMRVEVTTPEEYMGDIIGDLNSRRGQIQGMEARGNAQIVKAFVPLSEMFGYATDMRSKTQGRASYSMFFDHYSETPKNIVQELLKK from the coding sequence ATGGCTACTAAAACCGACGCTTACCTGACTCACTTCCGTAACATCGGAATTGCCGCGCACATCGACGCCGGTAAGACCACCACCACCGAGCGCATCCTCTACTACACCGGTCGTCTGCACACGATCGGCGAGGTGCACGATGGTGCCGCCACGATGGACTGGATGGAGCAGGAGCGCGAGCGCGGCATCACCATCACCGCTGCCGCCACCACCGCCAAGTGGACCCGCTCGGGCCAGGAATACACCGTCAACATCATCGACACCCCCGGTCACGTGGACTTCACCATCGAGGTGGAGCGCTCCATGCGCGTGCTCGACGGTGCGGTTGCGGTGTTCGACGCCTCGCAGGGCGTAGAGCCCCAGTCCGAGACCGTCTGGCGTCAGGCTGACCGCTACGGCGTTCCCCGCATCGCCTTCGCGAACAAGATGGACAAGACCGGCGCGAGCTTCGAGCTGGTTGTGAACGACATCCGCGAGCGACTCGGCGCCATCCCGGCCCCCGTGCAGTACCCCATGGGCCAGGAGTCCGACTTCAAGGGCATCATCGACATCGTGCGCATGCGCTCGTACACCTACACCAACGACCTCGGTACCGATATTGTCGAGGGTGACGTGCCCACCGAATACGCGGACAAGGTGGCCGAGATGCGTCAGGCGCTGATCGAGGCTGCGGCCGAGGTCGACGAAGAACTGATGATGATGTACCTCGAGGGCGAGGAGCCCAGCGTGGAACAGCTGGTCGCCGCGCTGCGCAAGGGTACGATCGAGAAGAAGATCTTCCCGGTGCTGTGCGGCAGCTCGCTGAAGAACAAGGGCGTTCAGCTCCTGCTCGACGCGGTCATCGACTACCTGCCCAACCCCCTCGAGGTTCCGGCCATCCGGGGCACCAAGGAGAACGGCGAGGTCAAGGAGTTCCCCGCCTCGGCCGAGGGTGACCTGGCCGCGCTGGCCTTCAAGATCATGGCCGACCCCTACGTGGGCCGCCTGACCTTCGTGCGCGTGTACTCGGGTACGCTCAAGAGCGGTACCTACGTGTACAACGCCTCCAAGGACAAGCGCGAGCGCGTGGGCCGTCTGCTGAAGATGCACGCCAACCACCGCGAAGAGGTCGCCGAGCTCAAGGCGGGCGAACTGGGCGCCGTGATCGGCCTCAAGGATGCCGGTACCGGTAACACCCTGATCGGTGACGGTGACGAGCACGTGCTGCTGGAGTCGATCGACATTCCCGAGCCCGTGATCAAGCTGGCCATCGAGCCCAAGACCAAGGCCGACCAGGAGAAGATGGGCGTGGGCCTGTCGCGCCTGGCCGAAGAAGACCCCACCTTCCGCGTGTCGACCGACCCCGAGAGCGGTCAGACGACCATCGAGGGCATGGGCGAGCTTCACCTCGAGATCCTGGTGGACCGTCTCAAGCGCGAGTACAAGGTGGACGCCAACGTGGGCGCTCCGCAGGTGGCTTACCGCGAGACCATCACCAAGCCGGTGGACGTCGAAGGTAAGTTCGTGCGTCAGTCGGGCGGTCGCGGTCAGTTCGGTCACGTCAAGATCAAGGCCGAGCCGATGCCCCCGGGAAGCGGTTTCGTCTTCGAGAACGCCGTGGTCGGCGGTACCGTGCCGCGCGAGTACATCCCCGCTGCCCAGAAGGGTATCGAGGAGGCCATGCAGAGCGGCCCGCTGATGGGCTTCCCGGTGGTGGACATCAAGGTCGTGGTCTACGACGGTTCGTACCACGAGGTGGACTCGTCGGAAATGGCCTTCAAGATCGCGGGCTCGATGGCCCTCAAAGAGGCCGTGCAGAAGGGCGCTCCCGCCCTGCTCGAGCCGATCATGCGCGTCGAGGTCACCACGCCCGAGGAGTACATGGGCGACATCATCGGTGACCTGAACTCCCGCCGTGGTCAGATCCAGGGCATGGAAGCGCGCGGCAACGCCCAGATCGTCAAGGCCTTCGTGCCTCTGAGCGAGATGTTCGGCTACGCCACCGACATGCGTTCCAAGACCCAGGGCCGCGCCTCGTACTCGATGTTCTTCGACCACTACTCGGAAACGCCGAAGAATATTGTACAAGAGCTCCTGAAGAAGTAA